The genomic DNA TCTGCGCAATTCGGCCGAGCTGGCTACGCGGGTGGCCGAAGCGATCGTGGCAACGGCAGAGACGGCCGGGGCCCGAGAGCGTTTTCCGATTCTGGCGCCGACCGAAGATGGCCGGGAACCCACCATTCGAGAGATTGCGCTGCGGCTGCGGGAGCGCGTGCGTTTCCAGCCGCTGTCGGATCAGGACATGATCGTGATCACGGCCGAGAGCACAACGCCCGAAGAGGCAGCCGTGATTGCCAACCGCTATGCCGAAGAGTACGAGCGATATAGCCGGGAACGGAGCCGGGAAAGCCTGGCCGCTGCTCGGGAATTCGTTGAAAAACAGGTCGAACAGCGGCGTCGCGAGCTGGAAGCATTGGAACGCCAGTGGGAGGCCTTCGCACGTTCCCGGCAGGTCGTGCGGCTGGGACCGCAGGGAGAACGTCTGGTGGCCGAGGTGGCCCAGCTTGAAGCTCAGCGGGATGCTGCCCGTTTCCAGCTGGAGCAGGAAAAGTCGGCCCTGCAGTTTATTGAGCAGGAACTGCAAAAGCTGGAGCCCGGGCTGGTTGACGAGCTGGTCAAAAGCCGACAGGTTTCAACACTGGAAGCCCAGATTGATGCGCTTTCGAAAAAAATTGCCGAGTTGAAGGTACAGGCCGAGCAATACTATGTGTTCAATCCAAAGCTACGGGGGAACGAGGAGAAGCTGGGGGATCAGCAGCTGATCGAGATTGTGCGACAGATTGAGCATTTCGAGCAGCAGCGAGCGGCACTGCAGGAACAACTGGTCAAAGAGATGATCGGCCGTGATGGGCAGTCGCCGCCTTCAGAGCCCATGAGCTACGTGGAGCAGTTGCGGGCACGCCGTATCGAAAAGCAGCTGGCCATTCGGGAGCTGGAGCGTCAGGTTGAGGCTTTTAATCAGGAGTTGGCCAAGTACGAAGATCGACTGGCCCGCCTGCCCCGCCAGCGCATTGAGCTGGAGCAGCTGGAGCGTCGCCGGAACATGGCCGAGCAGTGGTACACGACCTTCGTGCAGGAGTTGCAGCGCATCATGATTGCCGAGCAGTCCGAGCTGGGCTATGTGAAGATCGTCAGCAGTGCATTTGTGCCGACCGTACCCGTGCGGCCAAACCGGGCCCAGAATATTGTGCTGGGGATTCTGATCGGCCTGGGGCTGGGACTCGGCCTGGCCTTTCTGCGACAGGCAATGCATACGCAGCTCGACGATCCCGAGCAGGTGCGAGCGCATGGCTACACGCTGCTGGGCGTGGTGCCGGCAATGGAGCCGTACATCCGCAAGCACTTTCGTGGGCGGAAGGTCGTCGAAGTGGATGATCGGCCACGCAGCACTACGCTGATCACGCTACTGGATCCCTGGTCTCCTATTGCCGAAAACTTCCGGCTAATTCGCACGAATTTGCAGCATACGCAGGTCAAGGGACGTGCGGCGACGTGGCTGGTGACCAGCCCGGAGATGGGAGATGGCAAGACGGTGGTAGCGGTCAACCTGGCCGTAGCGACGGCTCACGGGGGGCAGCGTACTTTGCTGATGGATGCCGATATGCGGCGCCCACGTGCCCATGAAATGCTGGGATTTGCAGATCGGCCCGGATTGGCCGAAATCCTGGAAGGAAAGGTCCGTCCTGATCCGGAAAGCTGGGCTACCGATGTGCCCAACCTGTATTTTCTACCGAGTGGAGTAATCACGCAACCCCCACCCGAATTGCTCGGATCGCAACGGCTGACGCAGCTCCTGGAGTTTTTGCGCAAGCACTTCGATGTGATTGTGATGGACTCTCCACCCGTGATGGCCGTCACCGATTCGGTGTTGCTGGCGCAGTGCTGTGATGCAACGCTGATGGTGGTTTCGGCTGGTCGCACCGATGCGAAGGCGCTGGAGATTGCGCGGCAGACTCTGGAGTCGGTGAACGTATCGATTACTGGCGTGGTCTTCAACCGATACCGGGCCGACAAACGTAAGGGTTATGCTTACGGATACGGCTATGGCCGCCGATACCATAAGGGCTACGGCTATTATGCCCGGCAGGCGGCGGCCGGATAAGTGGTGCGGAGGACGGGCAACCCCGTGCGTAGTTCCGTCAATCAGGAGCGTTAAACCGATGCGCTATAAAACAGGATGGTGGTTGTTGCTACTGGGATGGGGGCTGCTGGGCGTCGTACAGGCGCAGCCCATTGGTGGGCTGGGAGGCGGTAGCAGTTCATTCGAATTCGAATTCTACCGGCCGGGAAGACCCACGATGATCATCTACATCTGGGGAGCAGTCGGGCAACCCGGCATCTGGCGGGTGGAGCGAGACGTTGACCTGATTTCTCTACTCTCTGCGGCCCGGGTACCGGGCGTGGGGACCAGCCCGCAGGGGGTTAGTCAGCGCTATCTGGTCCGTATCTTCCGAGATAGAGGGGGGGAACGTCGCGAAATTTATCAGGAACGGCTGGAAAAGCTGGTCAGCGGTGGTGCCCGTCCCTATCCGCCGCTCCAGGAAGGAGATATTCTGGTCGTGGAGATGCGTCAGCGGACCCGTTTTGGATGGCGGGCAGTCTTCGAAATTACCCGTACCATTGCCCAGATGCTGACCCTCTATTTGCTTATCCGGCGGGAATTCTGAGGTGGGGATGAAACAGCGGCTGCGTATATACCTGCGCCGACATTTCTGGCGCACCGATGAAGGCACGCGCCTGGTGTTGCGCCAGCTCTGGGAGCATCGGCGGCTGTTTGTGGTAACGGTAGGGCTGACCGGCCTCAGTGCGGCCTTTGAGGGGGTCGGGCTCGGATTGCTGGTTCCGTTTCTGGATAGCCTGATGAATCCCGAAGCCGGGGCATTTGCCACGGGATGGAGCTGGGTCGATCAACATCTGCTGCGTGTCGATGCGCCCGTCATGACGCGCCTGTACTGGTTTTCGGGTTTGATCCTGCTGACCATTTTGTTGCGGGGGGGACTGGGCTATGCAGCCCAGCAGTTCAGTATTCAATTGCAGGAATCCATCCTGCATCGGTTGCGCTGTCAGATCATCGACCAGCTACAGGCTGTTTCGCTCAAGTTTTATGCGCATCGGCGAGCCGGTGATCTGCTGAACGTACTCACGGCCGAAATTCAGCGGTTGCGCTTTCTGTTTGGCACTTCCAGTGCCATACTGATTCAGGGATTTTTACTGGTGGTATATGGTACGGCGATTTTCGCGCTGTCCTGGTCGCTGGCCCTGGTGGCTATCGGCCTGACGCTCGGGCTGTTTGTGGTGGTGCGCGTTTTGATCGACCGACTGAAACGAGAAGGCAATGCGATTACACAGACGAACAGCTGGATTGCCTCGCGAGCACAGGAGCTGATCAGCGGCATTCGTACGGTGCTGACGCACGGGGC from Rhodothermus sp. includes the following:
- a CDS encoding polysaccharide biosynthesis tyrosine autokinase — translated: MAHYRHHSLIVARSGQRGGLPPASGEPRDEGRINFAEIWHTIRRGKWIILLTTLVVAGLIAGYTYTLPPVYESRAIVFVDTRGGSNAPVSVAAFTPLERRALSNELGILRNSAELATRVAEAIVATAETAGARERFPILAPTEDGREPTIREIALRLRERVRFQPLSDQDMIVITAESTTPEEAAVIANRYAEEYERYSRERSRESLAAAREFVEKQVEQRRRELEALERQWEAFARSRQVVRLGPQGERLVAEVAQLEAQRDAARFQLEQEKSALQFIEQELQKLEPGLVDELVKSRQVSTLEAQIDALSKKIAELKVQAEQYYVFNPKLRGNEEKLGDQQLIEIVRQIEHFEQQRAALQEQLVKEMIGRDGQSPPSEPMSYVEQLRARRIEKQLAIRELERQVEAFNQELAKYEDRLARLPRQRIELEQLERRRNMAEQWYTTFVQELQRIMIAEQSELGYVKIVSSAFVPTVPVRPNRAQNIVLGILIGLGLGLGLAFLRQAMHTQLDDPEQVRAHGYTLLGVVPAMEPYIRKHFRGRKVVEVDDRPRSTTLITLLDPWSPIAENFRLIRTNLQHTQVKGRAATWLVTSPEMGDGKTVVAVNLAVATAHGGQRTLLMDADMRRPRAHEMLGFADRPGLAEILEGKVRPDPESWATDVPNLYFLPSGVITQPPPELLGSQRLTQLLEFLRKHFDVIVMDSPPVMAVTDSVLLAQCCDATLMVVSAGRTDAKALEIARQTLESVNVSITGVVFNRYRADKRKGYAYGYGYGRRYHKGYGYYARQAAAG